In Lysobacter sp. FW306-1B-D06B, the sequence CAGACGCCGCCGCGGGCGCTGGATCGCCTCGATCTCCAGCGCATCCGCGAAGGCTTCGCCAACGCGGCCGCGCGTGCGTCGCGGGCGGGCATCGATGCGATCCAGCTCCACGCCGGCGACGGACAGCTGCTGCATCAGTTCCTGTCGCCGCGATCCAATCGGCGCGACGATGCCTACGGCGGCAGCCTGCACAACCGCATGCGGTTTCCATTGGAGGTGTTCGAAGCCGTGCGCAATGCGCTGCCGGCCCGGTGCCCGGTGACGGTGCGGATTCCCGCCTACGACGGCGCGGGAAACGGTTGGTCGATCGAGCAGGCCGTCGTCCTGGCACAAGCGCTGGAAGCACGCGGTTGCGATGGCTTCCAGGTCTGCACCGGGGGCCTGCTCGCGCAACCGGCGCCCACGCGTGCGCGTGAAATGGCGGCGGTGCGGCGGGTGAAGCGCTCCATCGACACGCCGGTGATCCTCGCCGTCGCCGAGCCCGACTTCGAGCGCGTGGAAGCCCTGGTCACGGACGGTCATGCCGACGTGGTCGCGCTGACCCGCACCCTCGTCGAATCCCCGCGCTGGCCCTGGCACGCCGCGCGATCCCTGCATGGCGCGGTCGCCCGGCCGATTCAGTACCGGTACCTCGCCGGCTGATGCCCCGGGACCGCGCCCAGCGCGCCTCGGGCGCGCGCGGCGCCAAGCGCCTAGAATGCGCGCTCCGTTATCGCCCAAGGCATCCCCACATGGCGCTCAAGGCGACCGTGGTCAAGGCCGAGCTTCAGCTCAGTGACCTGGACCGGCACCATTACGCAACCTATCCCCTCACCCTCGCCCAGCACCCGTCGGAGACCGACCAGCGGCTGATGGTGCGGGTGGTCGCCTACGCGCTGTTCGCCAGCGAACGCCTGGAATTCGGCAAGGGCCTGAGCACCGACGACGAACCCGATCTCTGGCGCCGCGATTACACCGGCGACATCGAGCTGTGGATCGACCTCGGCCAGCCTGACGACTCGCGTATCCGCAAGGCCTGCGGTCGCGCGCGCCAGGTCGTCGTGGTCAATTACGGCGGCCGCGCCGCCGACCTGTGGTGGGACAAGAACGCCGCCGTGTTGACGCGCCTGGGCAACCTCACCGTGATCGACATCGATGCGGCGGCCGTGGACGCCCTGGCCGCGATGATCGAACGCAGCATGCGCCTCAACGCCATCATCCAGGACGGCGAGTTGCAGGTGATGGGCGACACCGGCACGGTCGCATTGCGTCCGCGCACGCGCATGGCGCCGGCCGCACAGGCAGCCTGATCGCACAGGTTCGGCATGAGCGGGCATTTCGACGTACTGATCGTGGGTGGCGGCGCCGCGGGACTGATGTGCGCGTTGACCGCCGGTCGGCGCGGCAAGCGCGTGCTCGTGGTCGAACACGCCAACCGCGTCGGCAAGAAGATCCTCATGTCCGGCGGCGGTCGCTGCAATTTCACCAACACCGGCGCCACGCCCGCCAACTACCTCTCGGCCAACCCGCATTTCTGCAAGTCGGCGCTGGCGCGCTACACGCCGTGGCACTTCATCGAGATGGTCGAGCGCCACGGCATCGCCTATCACGAAAAGGAACTGGGCCAGCTGTTCTGCGATGTCTCGTCCAAGCTCATCGTGAAGATGCTGCTGGACGAATGCGCCGATGCCGGCGTGCGCGTGGAGACCAGTTGCAGCATCGAGCGCGTCAGCCACGGCGACAGCGAGGAAGCCCGCTTCCGCCTGCACACCAGCCACGGTGCGTTTTCCGCGCCATCGCTGGTGGTGGCCAGCGGCGGGCTGTCGATCCCGAGCATGGGCGCGACCGGCTTCGGCTACGAACTGGCGCGCCGCTTCGGCCACGCCGTGCTGCCCACGCGCGCGGGGCTCGTCCCGCTCACGCTCAGCGGCAAGCATCAGGAACGCCTGGCCGATCTGAGCGGCGTCGCGCTGCCGGTCACCGCGCACTGCAACGGCGCGAGTTTCAGCAATTACATGCTGATCACGCACCGCGGCGTCAGCGGCCCGTCGATCCTGCAGATCTCCTCGTTCTGGCAGCCCGGTGACGATCTGCGCCTGGACCTGTTGCCCGGCCAGGATGCACTGGAAGCGTTGCAGCAATGGCAGCGTGAACGGCCGTCCGCGGAGCTCAAGACCGTGCTCGGCGACGTCATGCCCAAGCGCTTCGCTCAGCGACTGTGCGAACACTGGCTGCCCAATCGGCCGATGAAGCAGTACAACGCGCCGCAGCTGCGCGAGATCGCGCAGGTGTTGAGCGACTGGTCGCTGGTGGCCAGCGGCACCGAAGGCTACCGCACCGCCGAAGTGACCCTGGGCGGTGTCGATACCGATGAAGTGTCATCGAGCACCATGCAATCCAGGCGTGTGCCGGGGCTGTATTTCATCGGCGAAGTCATCGACGTCACCGGCTGGCTCGGCGGTTACAACTTCCAGTGGGCCTGGGCTTCGGGGCACGCCGCCGGTAACGCGGTGTAGCGTCCCCGGCCTGTTCTCGCGAACTGAGCAGCCAATGACGAAGCAGCCCTTCTCCGATTCACGGGAGAAGGAGCCGGCAGGCAGATGCGGGCCAACGCGCAGGCTTGCTCGAATGGATCAGCACGCCCTCCCCTCACCGCAAGCGGGAGAGGCGCGTCATTTGGGGAACAACAGCGTGAAGGTGAAACGCAGGCCCCACTCCGGCCCGCCCGGCGGTTGGTCAAGGTAAGCGCGCACGCCTCCCTGGTAGCTGACGCGCTGGTTCCCGATCTTCGAGACCTTGCTGTAGAACACGTTGAGCGGCACGGTCCATTGCTCCGCTTCCCAATCGTAGGTCGACTCGAAGCTGGCGCCGAGCGTGCGCCCCTGCCCCATGCCGCGACTGACGAACGGCTGCAGGAAGGTGGAATTGATGTCGGCACGGTCGCTGCCGCCGGCGACATCGACGATGTGGTTGACCAGCGCGCCGTACGTCCACGCGCCTTCCTGCTTGAGCACAACGAAGGTCGGGCCCAAGCCCCACGTATCGGCGCCCAGGTCGTCGCTGCCGGTGGGAATCAGCATCGCAGGACCCACGCCCCACGTCAGGCCGGATGCGCCGGGTTTCTTCGGCGAAAAGAAGAAGCTCTGCGTGATGTCGCCGATGCCGGTCTGGTTGTCGCCGGGGATGGCATCGCGCTGGTGGATCACCGGCAGGATCGTGCGCGAGATGACGTTCCAGTGCTCGGAGATCGAGAATGGCGCCACCGGCTGTATGTTCATCAGATGGCGTTGCCCGTCCTCGCCGAACGTCTCGTCGTAGTTGTACTGGAACGGCACGCTGATCAGTGCCGCCACGGGATTGGACAGCGCCTTGGCCAGTTCGTCGGCGTCATGCTGCTGCGCCGACGCGGCGGCGGACGGCAGAAAAACCAGGCACGCAGCGAGCATCCGCGCGGATATGCGGGCGCGCGTGTTGGATTCGAAGGAATGGTCGCGCTGCGTTGCTCTCGATCCCATCACAGCGCCCCAGGCAATGCGTCGTGGGCGCAGGCTGAGGGCGGGCCGGTGAGCGCGCGGTGAAATGCAGGCAAGGCCGGCCGGCGCCATGGTGGGAGACGGCACCATGACGTCCGGACCGGCCGCCGCTTGTTCAGATCGGCATGGCCGACCTGTGTGCACCGCGATCAGCGCAGGTCTTCGACCTGATCGATCCACTTGCCGTAGCCGGCCGCTTCCATCTCCTCGCGCGGAATGAAGCGCAGCGACGCCGAGTTGATGCAGTAGCGCAGGCCGCCGCGATCGCGCGGGCCGTCGGGGAAGACGTGGCCGAGATGGCTGTCGCCATGCGAGGAACGCACTTCCGTACGAATCATGCCGTGCGAGGTGTCGCGCAGTTCGCTGATGCTGGAGTCATCGATCGGCTTGGTGAAGCTCGGCCACCCGCAGCCGGATTCGTACTTCGCCGACGAAGCGAACAGCGGTTCGCCGGACACGATGTCGACGTAGATGCCCGGACGTTCGTTGTGGAGGTATTCGCCGGTGCCGGGGCGCTCGGTGGCGCCTTCCTGGGTGACGCGATACTGCTCCGGGGTCAGCCGTGCGACGGCTTCGGGGGTCTTGCGATAGTCGCTCATGGGGGCTCCTTTAGGCGGGCCTGATCGAACTCGGCCTGTTCAAGATGGGGGCATCGGAAAGGACTCCAATGCCCCCTGTTTCAATGCCGGATTCAAAGGGTCGCCGCGTCGTGCCGGGCGGCGGCGGCGCGCATGTCCGGGATCACGCGGTCGGCGACGAACCCGAACACGTCCTCGTAGGCGTCCTTCACGATGTCATGCCTTGCGGCGGCATCCGTGCCCGCCACGAAGCCGGGGCTGAAGCGGATCACCCGCCCGGTGACGCGTGCGCCGACGATCTCCAGCCCCGCGAATTCCTCGGCGTCCTCGCGGCGCGCGAACACCAGCACCTCGCGCCCCGCGACGTCTTGCAGCCGGAACTCACGCGCCGCGAACGACAGCTCCTCGCCTTGCGTGATGAAGTGCCACGGCGCGAAGCTGGTCAGCGACTGCGAGAGGAACCAGCGCAGTGCATTGGGCCAGGCCGGATCGACCTTCGCACGCTGCGCACGCATCACCGCGATTCCTGCGCCGGGATCGGCGTCAACACCGGGCCGTCGCCTTCGTTGAGGATCCACACCAGCAGCTTCGCCGGTTGCGTGTCGCTGGCGTTGCGCGAGACGAGGTGGTCGATCCCCGGCGTTTCGTACCAGGATTCGCCGGCGCGATAGGTGACTTGCGGCTCGCCTTCCAGCTGCGAGACCACGGCGCCTTCCAGCACGTAGGCGACCACCGAACCGCCATGCACGTGCGGGATGGAGCGCTGGCCCGGGGCGTATTCGACGGTGAAGAACAACAGGTTCTTCCCCGGCGCGTCGGACAGTGCGCGCTGCTGCAGCATGCCGATCTTCTCGGCGCCGTCGCCCTCGCCGGGGCCGTGGGCGAAGGCCGCGGGCGCGGCCCCCAGGAGGGATGCCAGCAGCAACGCGCCGGACAGGATGCGGGTGTTCATGCGCTTCACCTCACATCGCCGAAACGGAGCGGAAGCCGACCGCAAGGCGGTTCCAGCCGTTGATGGCGTTGATGGCCACCGTCAGGTTGACGCGCTCGCGCTCGTCGAACTGGCTGCTGACCCATTCGTAGTCGGCGT encodes:
- a CDS encoding oxidoreductase, with product MPCSSLFEPIRIGGLELANRLAVGPMHQFSAENGCMSDWHLIHLGHLAFSGAGVLIIETTAVLPEGRTTPADVGLWNDQTQSALCLTIESIRRWCDVPIAVELGHAGRRGSTEVPWLGGGPIAPGTGRDWRTVAPSALPFQSGQTPPRALDRLDLQRIREGFANAAARASRAGIDAIQLHAGDGQLLHQFLSPRSNRRDDAYGGSLHNRMRFPLEVFEAVRNALPARCPVTVRIPAYDGAGNGWSIEQAVVLAQALEARGCDGFQVCTGGLLAQPAPTRAREMAAVRRVKRSIDTPVILAVAEPDFERVEALVTDGHADVVALTRTLVESPRWPWHAARSLHGAVARPIQYRYLAG
- a CDS encoding NAD(P)/FAD-dependent oxidoreductase, with product MSGHFDVLIVGGGAAGLMCALTAGRRGKRVLVVEHANRVGKKILMSGGGRCNFTNTGATPANYLSANPHFCKSALARYTPWHFIEMVERHGIAYHEKELGQLFCDVSSKLIVKMLLDECADAGVRVETSCSIERVSHGDSEEARFRLHTSHGAFSAPSLVVASGGLSIPSMGATGFGYELARRFGHAVLPTRAGLVPLTLSGKHQERLADLSGVALPVTAHCNGASFSNYMLITHRGVSGPSILQISSFWQPGDDLRLDLLPGQDALEALQQWQRERPSAELKTVLGDVMPKRFAQRLCEHWLPNRPMKQYNAPQLREIAQVLSDWSLVASGTEGYRTAEVTLGGVDTDEVSSSTMQSRRVPGLYFIGEVIDVTGWLGGYNFQWAWASGHAAGNAV
- a CDS encoding YaeQ family protein, coding for MALKATVVKAELQLSDLDRHHYATYPLTLAQHPSETDQRLMVRVVAYALFASERLEFGKGLSTDDEPDLWRRDYTGDIELWIDLGQPDDSRIRKACGRARQVVVVNYGGRAADLWWDKNAAVLTRLGNLTVIDIDAAAVDALAAMIERSMRLNAIIQDGELQVMGDTGTVALRPRTRMAPAAQAA
- a CDS encoding cupin domain-containing protein produces the protein MNTRILSGALLLASLLGAAPAAFAHGPGEGDGAEKIGMLQQRALSDAPGKNLLFFTVEYAPGQRSIPHVHGGSVVAYVLEGAVVSQLEGEPQVTYRAGESWYETPGIDHLVSRNASDTQPAKLLVWILNEGDGPVLTPIPAQESR
- the msrB gene encoding peptide-methionine (R)-S-oxide reductase MsrB, translating into MSDYRKTPEAVARLTPEQYRVTQEGATERPGTGEYLHNERPGIYVDIVSGEPLFASSAKYESGCGWPSFTKPIDDSSISELRDTSHGMIRTEVRSSHGDSHLGHVFPDGPRDRGGLRYCINSASLRFIPREEMEAAGYGKWIDQVEDLR
- a CDS encoding transporter, producing MLAACLVFLPSAAASAQQHDADELAKALSNPVAALISVPFQYNYDETFGEDGQRHLMNIQPVAPFSISEHWNVISRTILPVIHQRDAIPGDNQTGIGDITQSFFFSPKKPGASGLTWGVGPAMLIPTGSDDLGADTWGLGPTFVVLKQEGAWTYGALVNHIVDVAGGSDRADINSTFLQPFVSRGMGQGRTLGASFESTYDWEAEQWTVPLNVFYSKVSKIGNQRVSYQGGVRAYLDQPPGGPEWGLRFTFTLLFPK